A single region of the Candidatus Manganitrophaceae bacterium genome encodes:
- a CDS encoding citrate synthase (catalyzes the formation of citrate from acetyl-CoA and oxaloacetate), with translation MSSEEIHDGLEGIRAGNSAICHVDHESGGLSYRGYRIEALAGQSTFEEVAYLLLLGQLPARERLEEFKKDLRRARNLSEQVRLFLKSTAPSAHPMDVLRTAVSISGMEDPDRDLNDNQANHRKAIRLISQIPIFLGAFRQHAKGQKVISSDPALSHPEFILHQLTGLLPEPADVRALEVSLILYAEHEFNASTFTARVTASSLSDLHSAVISAIGSLKGPLHGGANEAVMTLLTEVDQAGGPEKDILERLHRKERIMGFGHRVLKKEDPRSRIMKKVSESLGERKGNRKWYTLSKKIEEIMLREKGLYPNLDFYSASAYTLLGIPVTFDTPLFVCSRITGWAAHIIEQHDHNRLIRPRCRYIGEEEREYIPLNKREPIS, from the coding sequence GGGCTTTCTTATCGGGGCTATCGCATTGAAGCGCTGGCCGGACAGTCCACGTTTGAAGAAGTCGCCTATCTCTTGCTCTTGGGGCAGTTGCCGGCCCGGGAGAGGCTTGAGGAATTCAAAAAGGATCTGCGCCGCGCCCGAAACCTTTCTGAGCAGGTCCGGCTATTTTTGAAATCAACCGCCCCTTCGGCCCATCCCATGGATGTCTTAAGGACTGCGGTTTCCATCTCCGGCATGGAAGACCCGGATCGAGACTTAAACGACAACCAAGCCAACCACCGAAAAGCGATTCGCCTGATCTCTCAGATCCCGATTTTCCTCGGCGCGTTTAGACAACACGCAAAGGGGCAGAAGGTCATAAGCTCTGATCCCGCCCTCAGCCATCCCGAGTTCATCCTCCATCAGTTGACCGGCCTTCTGCCGGAGCCCGCCGATGTTCGAGCCTTAGAGGTCTCGCTCATCCTTTATGCCGAACACGAGTTCAACGCCTCGACCTTTACCGCCCGTGTGACCGCCTCATCTCTGTCTGATCTGCATTCCGCCGTGATATCCGCCATCGGCTCCTTAAAGGGGCCGCTCCATGGCGGGGCAAACGAAGCGGTGATGACCTTGCTCACGGAGGTCGATCAGGCGGGAGGTCCCGAAAAGGATATCCTGGAGCGTCTTCACCGGAAAGAGCGGATCATGGGATTCGGACATCGTGTCTTAAAGAAGGAAGACCCGCGCTCCAGGATCATGAAAAAAGTTTCTGAATCCCTGGGAGAACGGAAAGGGAATCGAAAGTGGTATACGCTTTCGAAAAAGATCGAAGAGATCATGCTGAGGGAGAAAGGTCTCTATCCAAACCTCGACTTTTATTCCGCGTCAGCTTACACTCTCCTCGGGATTCCCGTGACATTCGACACCCCCCTCTTTGTCTGCAGCCGGATCACCGGCTGGGCGGCCCACATCATCGAACAGCACGATCATAACCGGCTTATCCGCCCCCGTTGCCGGTATATCGGAGAAGAAGAAAGAGAGTACATTCCCCTTAATAAACGAGAACCGATCTCATAA
- the cysQ gene encoding 3'(2'),5'-bisphosphate nucleotidase CysQ, whose protein sequence is MDHSVSSFLPELVAIAKRAGQAILAVYVKADFGITYKEDTSPLTSADMAAHHLIQAGLEAHRPAFPVISEESEALSFKVRQKWETCWLVDPLDGTREFIKRNDDFTVNIALIQKGISTLGVVHAPALGLTYYASHEDGAFKQVREETPIQIQVDDYRKQKLRVVISRSHGVDITARLLEKKIDYECLRRGSSLKLCLVAEGAAHLYPRYGRTMEWDTAAADCVVTEAGGSVTDMEGNRLRYNKPDLANPEFLVRGNPPFPL, encoded by the coding sequence ATTGACCACAGTGTGTCGTCATTTTTACCCGAACTGGTTGCGATCGCAAAGCGGGCGGGCCAGGCCATCCTGGCGGTCTATGTTAAGGCCGATTTCGGGATTACTTACAAGGAAGATACCTCCCCCCTCACAAGCGCGGATATGGCTGCCCATCATCTGATTCAGGCCGGACTGGAAGCGCATCGGCCCGCCTTCCCCGTCATTTCGGAAGAATCGGAAGCGCTTTCTTTTAAGGTTCGCCAGAAGTGGGAGACCTGCTGGCTGGTTGATCCCTTGGACGGCACGCGGGAGTTCATCAAACGAAACGACGATTTTACGGTGAATATCGCCCTCATTCAAAAGGGGATTTCGACCCTCGGTGTCGTCCACGCGCCTGCACTGGGCCTCACCTACTATGCATCCCATGAAGACGGTGCATTTAAACAGGTCCGGGAAGAAACCCCTATCCAAATTCAAGTAGACGACTATAGGAAACAAAAATTGAGAGTCGTCATCAGCCGATCACACGGGGTCGACATCACCGCCCGCCTCCTCGAGAAAAAGATAGATTATGAATGTCTGCGGAGGGGAAGCTCCTTGAAGTTGTGCCTTGTCGCTGAGGGGGCCGCTCATTTATATCCCCGGTACGGGAGGACGATGGAATGGGATACCGCCGCGGCCGATTGTGTCGTGACTGAGGCCGGTGGGTCGGTGACCGACATGGAGGGAAACCGCTTACGGTATAACAAGCCTGATCTCGCAAACCCCGAATTCCTCGTCAGAGGAAATCCGCCCTTCCCCTTATGA
- the pyrE gene encoding orotate phosphoribosyltransferase gives MSFHSSRQKLLDLLFQRAFRYSEEPSFQLTSRKMSSFYIDCKKVSLDAEGAYLIGEEIFERVRAMEAIEGIGGMTLGADPIATAVSVVSFIRKKPIPAFIVRKEPKEHGSGQQVEGALKEGAKLVVVEDVVTTGGSTIRALKALRESGFTVAKVISLIDRKEGGAERILQEKVEFESLYTIDDFMRLVRKESVAEIGSSRDA, from the coding sequence ATGTCCTTTCACTCCTCCCGGCAAAAGCTGCTTGATCTCCTCTTTCAACGGGCCTTTCGTTATTCTGAAGAGCCGTCCTTTCAACTGACTTCCAGAAAAATGAGCTCATTTTATATTGACTGTAAGAAAGTCTCACTTGATGCAGAAGGGGCCTATCTCATCGGAGAGGAAATTTTTGAGAGGGTCAGGGCCATGGAAGCGATAGAAGGGATTGGAGGTATGACACTGGGTGCCGATCCAATTGCAACGGCGGTATCCGTGGTCAGTTTCATTAGAAAAAAACCGATTCCCGCGTTTATTGTCCGCAAAGAACCGAAGGAACATGGGAGCGGGCAACAGGTTGAGGGGGCATTAAAGGAAGGGGCCAAACTGGTCGTTGTGGAGGACGTGGTCACCACGGGTGGATCAACGATCAGGGCACTGAAGGCCTTAAGAGAGTCCGGATTCACGGTCGCAAAGGTGATCTCCTTGATAGACCGCAAGGAAGGTGGAGCTGAACGGATTTTACAGGAAAAGGTTGAATTTGAGAGCCTCTATACGATCGATGATTTTATGCGGCTTGTTCGCAAGGAGTCTGTTGCCGAAATAGGATCGTCACGAGATGCATGA